In Plasmodium malariae genome assembly, chromosome: 11, the following proteins share a genomic window:
- the PmUG01_11015300 gene encoding PIR protein, with translation MHYQASIFEGLPSDKFYAKLNENVSDQIAYESYSDILKKYSENYSWISDVCKKLQRNLSIIAEENTKNVPFRKKHWYDVNFWLVEQVYKNLYYNRNHGDYKNIISTFLDVWKKIIHDKYPQYIDSLAPDEIYDMDMMTENKYLFDYMENYEDLKQIIINNSHNICDKHFDYFKKRVALYYKWKGWFTFNNGKNNKYFDDFNKYDIKDYFFSLPWYKKMTYYFHPCYNKIMGALEEFKESTIEVKAGKGYMQNSEIFIVKKAPAVNQTQRNKEQTKLMPKVQLDSSKNEIKSEQIQNILEQNRSVTVESPRSTVQSTSSTIETSSSPGKSISSEGPTKTPEVIFKSPEITTTTFEGQDINLTGQSTSSTINSAILLNNVEGLDIIPLSDTYTISPFTSFINKPYIIVAVFLFIFILSFIWYKYNVGGQLMSLYHKRKKKEHRKYILYKELARLNQSSQSFYSDSHREIYMLTYHGCLRS, from the exons atgCATTATCAG GCTTCTATATTTGAAGGTTTACCCTCAGATAAATTTTATGCAAAGTTGAATGAAAATGTGTCTGATCAAATTGCATATGAATCTTATTccgatattttaaaaaaatattcagaaAATTACTCATGGATTTCTGATGTTTGTAAGAAACTTCAAAGAAACTTATCAATAATTGCAGAAGAAAATACAAAGAATGTCCCTTTCAGGAAGAAACATTGGTACGATGTAAATTTCTGGTTAGTAGAGCAGGTATATAAAaacttatattataatagaaATCATGGAgattataagaatattatttctaCTTTTCTAGATGTgtggaaaaaaattattcatgaCAAATACCCTCAATATATTGATTCATTAGCTCCAGAcgaaatatatgatatgGACATGATGACAGAAAATAAGTATCTATTTGATTATATGGAAAATTATGAGGACcttaaacaaattattattaacaattcTCATAATATATGCGATAAACATTTTGACTACTTTAAAAAGAGGGTTGCATTATATTATAAGTGGAAAGGTTGGTTCACATTTAACaatggtaaaaataataaatattttgatgattttaacaaatacgatataaaagattatttttttagctTACCGtggtataaaaaaatgacatattattttcacccatgttataataaaattatgggAGCATTAGAAGAATTTAAAGAATCAACTATAGAGGTAAAAGCGGGAAAAGGATATATGCAAAATTCtgaaatttttatagtaaaaaaagcACCTGCAGTAAATCAGACgcaaagaaataaagaacaaACAAAACTAATGCCAAAAGTTCAATTGGATTcttcaaaaaatgaaataaaatcaGAACagattcaaaatatattagaacaAAATAGAAGTGTTACAGTAGAATCTCCACGTTCTACAGTACAATCTACCAGTTCTACAATAGAGACCTCAAGTTCACCGGGAAAATCTATAAGTTCAGAGGGACCGACTAAAACACCAGAGGTAATATTTAAATCTCCAGAGATAACAACTACAACCTTCGAGGGACAAGATATAAACCTCACGGGACAATCTACAAGTTCCACAATAAATTCAGCCATTTTACTAAATAATGTAGAAGGTTTAGATATCATTCCATTATCCGACACATATACAATAAGTCCATTTACATCATTCATTAATAAACCGTATATTATTGTAgctgtatttttatttatttttattcttagcTTTATTTGGTATaag tATAATGTGGGAGGACAATTAATGTCACTTTAtcacaaaagaaaaaagaaagaacatAGGAAGTATATTCTTTATAAAGAGTTGGCGCGACTAAATCAGAGCTCTCAATCCTTTTATAGTGACTCTCATagggaaatatatatgttaacaTATCATGGCTGTTTAAGGAGTTGA